The Thermocrinis ruber genome has a window encoding:
- a CDS encoding NYN domain-containing protein, with protein sequence MIERVIVFIDGSNVFHAIKSLNIRIDYSKLVNFLVKDRRLIRAYFYGAVPQEKDLKKDSPEWDSFLRQKRFLEELALQGIKVKTANLRRLPSGEFMEKEVDIMLATDMLSLAYKNAYDTAILVTGDSDFSYTVEEIQSLGKRVENASFKSTSSHILRKVCDRFILLDDYIDRFIIEEKVKVSQEISFWEKVLRLWKR encoded by the coding sequence ATGATAGAAAGGGTAATTGTGTTTATAGATGGTTCAAATGTCTTTCATGCCATAAAGTCTTTGAACATAAGGATAGATTACAGTAAGTTGGTGAACTTTTTGGTGAAAGACAGGAGGCTCATTAGGGCTTACTTTTACGGTGCGGTGCCCCAAGAGAAGGATCTAAAGAAAGATTCCCCCGAATGGGATAGCTTTCTCAGGCAGAAACGTTTTTTGGAGGAGTTAGCCTTGCAGGGCATAAAGGTAAAAACCGCTAACCTGAGAAGGCTTCCAAGTGGAGAGTTTATGGAAAAGGAGGTGGATATTATGTTAGCTACAGATATGCTGAGTTTGGCATACAAAAACGCATACGATACTGCCATACTGGTAACAGGCGACAGCGATTTTTCCTATACGGTGGAGGAAATTCAGAGCTTGGGCAAAAGGGTAGAAAACGCTTCCTTTAAAAGCACCAGTTCCCACATTCTTAGGAAGGTTTGCGACCGATTTATCCTTTTGGATGACTACATTGACAGGTTTATTATAGAAGAGAAGGTTAAGGTAAGTCAGGAGATTAGCTTTTGGGAGAAGGTCCTTAGGCTATGGAAAAGGTAG
- a CDS encoding bifunctional riboflavin kinase/FAD synthetase, which translates to MEKVVSLKVNSKCLKGLSCYERLEEEHAITVGVFDGVHLGHQYLLKKLIESAQRRGLKSCVLSFYPHPSKVLSPGQQPCELTDPLERAERILRLGIDRVVFINFDREFSRIRAEDFLKHVLFERLRCRYLLVGYDWRFGYRGEGEVELAKEMGQRLGFEVETAEPFYKNGHIISSTYIRRLLHSGRLEEASEYLGENYWVKRKVVRGSGRGSSLGYPTANLGHSENLCLKEGVYAVRVNKQFLGVANYGFRPTFDGKTKVLEVHILDFEGNLRGERLKVEFLSFLREEKKFSSKDELIKQIERDIAIVKEKFGR; encoded by the coding sequence ATGGAAAAGGTAGTTTCCCTCAAGGTAAATTCTAAATGCCTGAAGGGCCTTTCCTGTTACGAAAGGCTAGAAGAGGAACATGCCATAACGGTGGGCGTCTTTGACGGTGTTCATCTTGGGCACCAGTATCTTTTAAAGAAGCTAATAGAAAGTGCTCAAAGGAGAGGACTAAAGAGCTGTGTTCTGAGCTTTTATCCCCATCCCTCAAAGGTTCTTTCTCCCGGACAGCAACCCTGCGAGCTTACGGACCCCCTAGAGAGGGCTGAAAGAATATTAAGGCTTGGCATAGACAGGGTGGTTTTTATAAACTTTGACAGAGAATTTTCCCGCATAAGAGCTGAGGACTTTTTAAAGCATGTGCTTTTCGAAAGGCTAAGGTGTAGGTATCTTCTTGTGGGGTATGACTGGAGGTTTGGCTACAGAGGGGAAGGAGAGGTGGAGTTGGCAAAGGAAATGGGTCAAAGGCTTGGCTTTGAAGTGGAAACTGCAGAACCCTTTTACAAAAACGGGCACATAATAAGTAGCACATACATAAGGAGGCTTTTGCACAGCGGAAGGTTGGAGGAAGCCAGTGAATATCTTGGAGAAAATTATTGGGTTAAGAGAAAAGTAGTCAGAGGCTCTGGCAGGGGCAGTTCCCTTGGCTACCCTACCGCCAATTTGGGACATTCGGAAAATCTGTGTTTAAAGGAGGGTGTTTATGCGGTCAGGGTGAATAAGCAGTTTTTGGGAGTAGCCAACTACGGCTTTAGACCCACCTTTGACGGAAAAACAAAGGTTTTAGAAGTTCATATATTGGACTTTGAGGGAAACCTTCGCGGAGAAAGGCTAAAGGTGGAATTTTTGAGCTTTTTGAGAGAAGAAAAAAAGTTCTCCTCCAAGGATGAGCTAATAAAGCAGATAGAGAGGGACATAGCCATAGTGAAGGAAAAGTTTGGACGTTAA
- a CDS encoding nucleotidyl transferase AbiEii/AbiGii toxin family protein, producing MRSLTDTQRETLGLVSGSSLVKGFYLAGETAIAIKYNHRFSEDFDFFTYPDFRFDPFSLQEKIDKALQEVDWKMFDNSTVIFVLRGIKFSFFEYGYPLVKPTTREESLGVDIASDEDISAMKLLAIAKRGVKKDFYDLWFLMKKRGWNLKDAIGFAKFKYPNIDTGIYLRSIVYFKDAEKETAQKEVEMAWEQIKEFFEFQCKSLLKDMNLL from the coding sequence ATGAGGAGTTTAACCGATACGCAGAGGGAAACTTTAGGTTTGGTCTCAGGAAGTTCATTGGTTAAGGGCTTTTATCTTGCGGGAGAAACTGCTATAGCAATAAAGTACAACCATAGGTTTTCGGAAGATTTTGATTTTTTTACTTATCCTGATTTTAGATTTGACCCTTTTTCTTTGCAAGAAAAGATAGATAAAGCCCTTCAGGAAGTGGATTGGAAAATGTTCGATAATTCTACTGTGATCTTTGTCCTTAGAGGAATAAAATTTTCCTTCTTTGAGTATGGTTATCCCTTAGTAAAACCCACCACTAGAGAAGAAAGTTTGGGTGTAGATATAGCAAGCGACGAGGATATCTCCGCAATGAAACTGTTGGCGATAGCAAAAAGAGGAGTAAAAAAAGACTTTTACGACCTCTGGTTTTTAATGAAAAAGAGGGGATGGAATTTAAAAGACGCAATAGGCTTTGCAAAGTTTAAATACCCCAACATAGACACAGGGATCTATTTACGTAGTATTGTCTACTTTAAAGATGCGGAAAAGGAGACAGCTCAAAAAGAGGTGGAGATGGCTTGGGAACAAATAAAGGAGTTTTTTGAATTTCAGTGTAAAAGCCTGCTAAAAGACATGAACCTACTGTAA
- a CDS encoding (Fe-S)-binding protein produces the protein MVEIPLELTQKCVKCALCKSVCPTYPYIQKEAGYARGRLVLAEMLLSGELKDGEAYKHLDQCAMCRRCEWVCPNGVEYKEIVATVRNTQRKSFVKSAGLKSLELLQSEVGRKVIKLTGKLMEKLPFEEVKVPFPTGAVKFMPKPNGKAFNLRGKTFKAEQEKGVLLFFTGCMIDAFYSKTGENVIKLMNRAGWTVVVPEDIKCCGAPHYYSGDKEAFERLKEHNLKEMEKYQFDAVVVACPTCGGALQEDYGLKKKVYDFAELLFESNLTFKGRGTKTTFHVPCHSYSAMKVSDKVFYGLLKRVEGDQLIKGEKDKSCCGFAGLFSITNPKLSKSIQQEKIEDLKKTGAEVVLTSCPGCVLNLKDGTKANKTNQKVMHLADYLADCL, from the coding sequence ATGGTTGAAATTCCTTTGGAGCTAACCCAAAAGTGTGTGAAGTGCGCCCTGTGTAAGTCCGTATGTCCCACCTATCCCTACATCCAAAAAGAGGCAGGCTACGCAAGGGGAAGGCTCGTCTTGGCAGAAATGCTTCTCAGTGGTGAGCTAAAAGACGGAGAAGCATACAAGCACCTGGATCAGTGCGCCATGTGTAGAAGGTGCGAGTGGGTCTGTCCCAACGGAGTGGAGTATAAAGAAATCGTAGCTACCGTTAGAAACACCCAAAGGAAATCCTTTGTTAAGTCCGCCGGGTTAAAAAGCTTGGAGCTTTTGCAGTCGGAAGTAGGGCGAAAGGTAATCAAGCTAACGGGCAAGCTCATGGAAAAGTTGCCCTTTGAGGAGGTAAAGGTGCCCTTTCCTACCGGTGCGGTAAAGTTTATGCCAAAGCCGAACGGAAAAGCCTTTAACCTGAGGGGAAAGACCTTTAAGGCTGAACAGGAAAAGGGTGTGCTTTTGTTCTTTACGGGCTGTATGATAGACGCCTTTTACTCAAAGACAGGGGAGAACGTTATAAAGCTTATGAACAGGGCAGGCTGGACGGTGGTGGTGCCAGAGGATATTAAATGCTGTGGTGCTCCACATTACTATTCGGGCGACAAGGAAGCCTTTGAAAGATTGAAAGAACACAACCTGAAGGAAATGGAAAAATACCAGTTTGATGCGGTGGTGGTAGCCTGTCCCACATGCGGTGGTGCCCTCCAAGAGGACTATGGTCTGAAGAAAAAAGTCTATGACTTTGCGGAGCTACTCTTTGAAAGCAACCTAACCTTTAAAGGTAGAGGAACAAAAACCACCTTTCATGTGCCCTGCCATTCTTACAGTGCCATGAAGGTAAGCGACAAAGTCTTCTATGGCTTGCTAAAAAGGGTAGAGGGCGACCAACTGATAAAGGGTGAAAAGGATAAATCCTGCTGTGGCTTTGCGGGGCTCTTTTCCATAACAAACCCTAAGCTATCCAAAAGCATACAACAGGAGAAAATTGAAGACCTAAAAAAGACGGGTGCGGAGGTGGTGCTTACCTCTTGCCCCGGCTGTGTGCTAAACCTTAAGGATGGCACAAAGGCAAACAAAACCAACCAAAAAGTTATGCACCTTGCAGATTACCTGGCAGATTGTTTATAA
- a CDS encoding M16 family metallopeptidase yields MSLFLIIFFLFSLAYGGAKLKEVNLENGVKLIIKETKGRGIVAGSIFIKSGTHGEEKRGTTNLMASLLTKGTKTFSSYHIASAFEDWGGSIEASTADDYISINFSTRPEGLEQGLRVIESILLEPTFPEEQLQVEKRRVIASIRSRREDGFELAMERLRLITYRGTSYEVAPAGREEDVEKVEREDLIKRWQQVLKGKNVVVAAVGDMPLEELEKRFRAVFSKLPSGEFNLRAEDKPIKESLVERVQREGAQATILCAFEGVPLNSPDFFALRVLNSILGDGMTSKLFSELREKRGYAYATYSMFPIRLYSPRVFAYIGTSPDKKESALKDLLWVVQEAEITNEDLELAKKKIIGGYLLDRQTRGRQAFQLGFWEVMGFGYKMDQEYVKHIENVRLEDVLRVRESLKKAHQCVVVEP; encoded by the coding sequence GTTGAAAGAGGTAAATCTAGAGAACGGCGTAAAGTTGATCATAAAGGAAACAAAGGGCAGAGGCATAGTGGCGGGTAGCATCTTCATAAAGTCTGGCACCCATGGGGAAGAGAAGAGGGGAACTACAAACCTTATGGCAAGCCTTTTGACCAAGGGGACAAAGACCTTCAGCTCCTACCATATTGCCAGTGCCTTTGAGGACTGGGGCGGTAGCATAGAAGCCTCCACCGCAGACGATTACATCTCTATTAACTTCTCCACAAGACCGGAGGGACTTGAGCAGGGGCTAAGGGTAATAGAGAGCATCCTTTTGGAGCCCACCTTTCCAGAGGAACAGCTACAGGTGGAAAAAAGAAGGGTCATAGCAAGCATAAGGTCCCGGAGGGAAGACGGCTTTGAGCTTGCCATGGAAAGGCTCAGGCTGATAACCTACAGGGGAACATCTTACGAAGTAGCTCCCGCAGGAAGGGAGGAGGATGTGGAAAAGGTAGAGAGGGAGGACCTAATAAAAAGATGGCAACAGGTTCTGAAGGGTAAAAACGTTGTTGTGGCTGCGGTGGGAGATATGCCTTTGGAAGAGTTAGAAAAAAGGTTCAGGGCTGTCTTTTCCAAGTTGCCCTCCGGCGAGTTCAACCTTAGGGCGGAGGACAAACCCATAAAGGAAAGCTTGGTGGAAAGGGTTCAAAGGGAAGGTGCTCAGGCAACCATTCTTTGTGCCTTTGAAGGAGTTCCACTGAATAGCCCGGACTTTTTTGCCCTTAGGGTTCTAAACAGTATACTGGGAGACGGCATGACTTCCAAGCTCTTTAGTGAGCTCAGAGAAAAGAGGGGATACGCCTACGCTACTTACTCTATGTTTCCCATAAGGCTGTACTCTCCAAGGGTCTTTGCATACATTGGCACCTCTCCGGACAAAAAAGAAAGTGCCCTAAAGGACCTGCTTTGGGTGGTGCAGGAGGCAGAGATCACCAATGAGGATTTAGAGCTTGCCAAGAAAAAGATCATAGGTGGCTATCTTTTGGACAGACAAACCAGAGGCAGGCAAGCCTTCCAATTGGGCTTTTGGGAGGTAATGGGCTTTGGCTACAAAATGGACCAAGAGTATGTAAAACACATAGAAAATGTACGCCTTGAGGATGTCTTAAGAGTAAGGGAGAGCCTAAAAAAAGCCCATCAATGCGTGGTGGTGGAGCCTTAG